The genomic interval TTCGAGATTATCGAGGCCAGTTCGAAGGAAGTCTGTATGGGTTTTTTCGTCCGGCTTTTCACTATCGAGTTAGCGATTCTCCGCGCGAACTTCTCTTCGCCGTATTTTCTCAGTATGTATTCAAGCTCTTCGCCTCTCATCTCGTTTACAAGATCGTAGGCGGAGAACTGAAGACCCGCGTCCATCCTCATGTCGAGGAACTCGTTTCTGTCGAAGCTGAATCCCTTACCGCTGCGCTCGAGCTGGAAAGAGGAAATCCCTAGGTCGGCGACGATGCCGTCCACGTATTCTATTCCCATGGAATTGACCGTGTTTTTAATGTGTATGAAATTTTTGTTCACTATCTCTACTTTTTCCGCATTTGCCGAAAGTCTGCCTTTCGCAAGAGAGATCGTGGCCTGATCGACATCCATGCCTATCAGCTTCGATATCGAAGGGTATTCATTGAGAATGTGTTCGGAGTGTCCGCCGAGACCCACGGTCGAGTCGACCACGATTGCTCCCTCCGGCAGGTCGAGGTATTCAACTACCTCCTTTACCATGACCGGGGAGTGGAACTGCTCCTGCGGCTCAGAACTTGCGTCTGCGGTTCTTATTCTCCTAGAGACCATACCCGGCGAGCACCTCCCTGCTTTGTATGAAAGTCTCAAATGCCCCTGAGCCGTTTTCCTTCTCCCATATCTCCTTTGACCAGATCTCTATCTTTTTCAGCATGCCGACCAGAACGACTTCAGTTTCAATGGCGGCGTATGAGCGTAGCGACTGAGGAATGAGAACTCTTCCCTGGTTGTCTATAGGGCAGTCAACCGCGTTTCCCATGAGATAGCGTATTGAAGACGTAACCTCGCTGTCGGTTATGGATATCTTGGAGAGCTTTTTCTCGAGTTCGTTCCACTCCCTCATGGGATAGGCGATGAGGTAGCGGTCAAAGTTCGTTATTACGAAGGTCTCGTCGGAATATTTCTTCCTGCAGACCTCCCTGAACTTTGAAGGAATACTGACCCTTCCGGTCTTGGTCATAGTATGTTCGTATCTTCCTCTGAACATTTTATGCTATCTTCCGCCATTATATGCCATAATATATTCCTGTCATGCCAATTCATAAATTATAAAAAAACACGTGAAAAGTCAAGTAACATTTTGAAATAGTTAGTCTTTTCAGCGGTTGAGCGGTAAAAATATAAGGCTAGATATTACTTTAATAATGGATGATGCCGTGAGGGGGCATAAGAAAAAATACTATCCGTTGGGGCCGCAATTCTACTTGTTGGCTTATTTTGTATATACTCTCATCAGAGGACATGATGATTCGGAGGGTGAGATTCCACATGGGGTTGCTTCAGAAGAAATGTCTGTTTTTTTTATAAAGCTTGCCGACAAGAGTTCCAATGTTCTTTTGCAGGCGATACTCGGCACCTACGGGCACCTGATGTGGGTTAGAACCGAAGTTCCGAAGGAGATGATAGTAAAGGTGATCACCACTCCCGA from Candidatus Dadabacteria bacterium carries:
- a CDS encoding DUF4911 domain-containing protein — its product is MSVFFIKLADKSSNVLLQAILGTYGHLMWVRTEVPKEMIVKVITTPELTSETRRVLEALRGEIEFDFVDPPGSGDPPED
- the rsmH gene encoding 16S rRNA (cytosine(1402)-N(4))-methyltransferase RsmH; protein product: MVSRRIRTADASSEPQEQFHSPVMVKEVVEYLDLPEGAIVVDSTVGLGGHSEHILNEYPSISKLIGMDVDQATISLAKGRLSANAEKVEIVNKNFIHIKNTVNSMGIEYVDGIVADLGISSFQLERSGKGFSFDRNEFLDMRMDAGLQFSAYDLVNEMRGEELEYILRKYGEEKFARRIANSIVKSRTKKPIQTSFELASIISNSIPKKFHPKKTHPATKTFQALRISINNELDNLAIFIEEAVKILNTGARLVIISFHSLEDRIVKNMFRKLDSLCACPPDLPVCACGKFQQVRRVTRSVVRPGRREVEENPKARSSKMRVAEGV
- the mraZ gene encoding division/cell wall cluster transcriptional repressor MraZ; protein product: MFRGRYEHTMTKTGRVSIPSKFREVCRKKYSDETFVITNFDRYLIAYPMREWNELEKKLSKISITDSEVTSSIRYLMGNAVDCPIDNQGRVLIPQSLRSYAAIETEVVLVGMLKKIEIWSKEIWEKENGSGAFETFIQSREVLAGYGL